The genomic region AGTGTGGAATATGAatgagattatctatgtaccttAGCTTCCCCGTGGGCAAATTATCCGCCTCATAATCCGGATATATAAGCTCATTCACGTCTCCCAAAGCAACCTAAGAGTAGTAacattaagaaaacataaaaagacaGCTTATGTTCAATtccaaagaaaaaagagagtatTACCTCGCAGAGGAGCAGAACGCCGTCATTGGAACCACTGTTAGCATAGCAGTAGTTCACACTCTTGGAGAACATATCGGCAAAGTAAACCCCTTTTCCGAACCTGTAACCAGTTACAGGCGCTTCACGAGGAGCTATCCGAAGACCTGTTTGGTTGTCTCATAGTACTTCTCTTTACTATGCAAagagaccaaaaaaataatgataataaCCGAGAAATCTGTTACCTTGAGATAAAATACCAACCCAGTTAGTAAGACGTGATCCATGCCACAGTAGCATCCTGTTCTTCGAACTCGAAAACTACCAAAGAAAGTTTAAAAGTTTCATAGAGCCAAAATGAGCAATCAGAATAATTGAGAATGGTAAGTAGTCTTAAGGACAAGCTTGAAACACAATAACATACTTGTTGGAATCTATCAGCTTCAACAGCTCTCGAAGCTCTAAACAGTTGAATCATTTCAACTGTGTATCCGGAATCCGCTTTTGCATGAGTGTTCTCCATGTATTTGGCAACCTAGTTTAATTAGGGATAAGGAGAAGACAGCAAAAGATATAAACGATACAGACATGTTTGAGAAACTCTATTTagcaaaaccaaaaatataccaTAGAAAACTCTTCTGAATCAGCTCCTACTGGTGTCAATTCACAGTTAAGTTGCTGGTAGTGATAATATAAAGGATCATCCTACAGCCATTGCCAAAAAAATAATGCCATAACATTATAGAACTATATAAAAAAGTTAGTTGATGCCTTAAACCCACAGAGACACAACACTGACTTCACTTACTTGCAATCCCTGATCGATGGACAACAACTTCGTCGCGAATTCGATTTCACCTAATGCTTCAACCTTACATTATATATTGATGTGTTAAAACTTACACATAACATGTAGCACCATACTATGAATTTTCTGAAGGCCAAAACTAGTCAAGTAGTAAACAGTAAAAGAAATTACCATTTCTATTTTCTGTTTCAACTTTTGGGGAGTGTCTATAACAAATTGACCTGTTACAACTCGCAATTCGGAATTTTTAGTGAATGTTTATTCAATTTTTAGCACAGATGTAAAAGGCATATGAACTTACACATTTTCTTGAAACCAAAATCATGGGGTATCACAGTATAGAACTCTCTGCACCAATAATACTACAAAGTTAGACTAAACGAGACACTTGGTCTAGCAATTAACGAGATACATACCCACTCAGTTCCTCAAGCCTTGCTCTATCATACCGCTCAATCATCTCCGATATTCTCTGCAACACTTCATAACCCTAACGAGATCCAAGAGGAGTTAGTATCAGATATCACAACAAAATATAATGAGACCAAACAAACCATTTAATAATTTGTTACCTTTGATATTGTGGACTTGCTTAGCTTCCCAAGTGGTAATTCTTTAGCGTTGTATCCTTCAAAGttcaaatatcaaaaatatatgagAAGCACAACAACAACCTGCCTATGGATGCCCTCACTTAATGAAGTAAGAAAGAGACCAACGTTCCATCATTTGCTGTGCCATCATGCTTACACTGCATATAAGAGATATGAACTTGGCAACCTGGGGATCTAGTTTTGATTCATCACGTGTAACTTTAGAAGATGATTTGGGAATATCATTTAcctgagaagaaaaaaaaacattgcaaGCTTAGAGAAAGTGTATTTCAACAATGAGAAATCTTGCTAAAAGAAATGATCTTTAAAgttgcaataaataaaaaaagtagtcTAAAATATAGAGGCATCAGTCAggattccaaaaaaaaactcacaactgaatcattttcttctttgccATAGTCCACTTCAAGCCATGCATAGGACTTGGGATGAAGGAAAAACTCCTTTCTGTCAGACCAATGATTCCTTGTCTTGTCATAGAACTTGTTGCTGAATATTTCTATTGCAGGATCACATGAGTCATAAGGTCCATCTAGTTTACTCTGTCCTTTCACACCAACTCTTCCCCATCTGAAGTGGACcatatatgttttcttgttATCAGACTCTGCCCACAGAAAGATTCATGATATAGAAAGAGATAACAGGCGTCATCTTACTAATCATAATCTGGCCAAGAGGAACTGACCTAGCACTTGTAGGACAAAGAATTTGTTATTATTATCCCTGACATTTGTCTGGTTCAACATGGCATCATAAACATCATCACCCTACAAaattcaacaaaagaaaaactcaaGTCAAATGGGCACATTCATGAACACAataagatgaaagaaaaaaaaaacttaccctTTGTAGAACATGGTACTCGCTCTTTACGTGATCAGGAATCCATTGATCCAATACCGCTGCTCCCTTCTTTGTTGATTTCTCTTCTTGGAGACAATTCTTGTCATCTTGAGCTTCATCATTGCAGAGCCTCCCGAGAACTTCCTTCTTGGTACCCGTTGTAGCTAAGCCTCTCTTACTAGCTTCCTTCCGCAACTCCTTCACATTCATCGCACGAAACTCGCCGATTGCAATCAACTTGTTCGAGTCATGAGTACTATCCGAAGAGTCTCTGTTTCTTTTCCTCCTGCTCTTCGATTTTACCTTCTTTGCGTCTTGTGCGATAGCCTCTTCAAGCCTCTCCACCAGAACGGGTTTGAGTCCGGTGGTAACAAGTCCACGCTCGGCGAGCTTTGCACGGAGTTCGTTGACTTTGAGCTTCTTCGCCATTTAACCTCCTTTCGTCTTATTCGTGGCCGGAGAGGGTATTATtagaaaaggtttttttttatggttgacTTGAGAATAGAGTTCGCGCGAGCATGTTTGAAAGTCTTCTCCTGCACCACTGTCTTccttttataaattcaaaattaatttagaaaatgatgattttttAGTGGATATTGCCcaagtaacttttttttttttttggtaaacaagtaactcttttttttcttgtaacttGATTGCCCAAGTAACTTTACAAGCTCGAAATGACCCCAAACTTTAGGTTAGATTCCTGAATCAACCCCTGACTTTCTTAAATGAATTCAGTATATCCAGTATTTCTTTCCTAATTTCCTACCATTTGTTAATCTATAGTGAACATAATAAAATcatgaaatatattttgtgaAAAGAGTTAATTTTTCGtagatatatattaattttttttagacaaaTTAAGTTGAAATCTATGATGACACGTGAAATTACTAGTCAAAAACAAAGACGAAAAATACATCTCTTTTTCTAATATCTAAAATTTTGCTggatttaaaatgaaaataaattgataCAAATAGTATTTTCGTGCTTAAGGTTCGCCACTACTCACTTACTTTCCACGGACGTGCCTACAAATT from Brassica napus cultivar Da-Ae unplaced genomic scaffold, Da-Ae ScsIHWf_2441;HRSCAF=3152, whole genome shotgun sequence harbors:
- the LOC106423292 gene encoding poly [ADP-ribose] polymerase 2, producing MAKKLKVNELRAKLAERGLVTTGLKPVLVERLEEAIAQDAKKVKSKSRRKRNRDSSDSTHDSNKLIAIGEFRAMNVKELRKEASKRGLATTGTKKEVLGRLCNDEAQDDKNCLQEEKSTKKGAAVLDQWIPDHVKSEYHVLQRGDDVYDAMLNQTNVRDNNNKFFVLQVLESDNKKTYMVHFRWGRVGVKGQSKLDGPYDSCDPAIEIFSNKFYDKTRNHWSDRKEFFLHPKSYAWLEVDYGKEENDSVVNDIPKSSSKVTRDESKLDPQVAKFISLICSVSMMAQQMMEQGYNAKELPLGKLSKSTISKGYEVLQRISEMIERYDRARLEELSGEFYTVIPHDFGFKKMCQFVIDTPQKLKQKIEMVEALGEIEFATKLLSIDQGLQDDPLYYHYQQLNCELTPVGADSEEFSMVAKYMENTHAKADSGYTVEMIQLFRASRAVEADRFQQFSSSKNRMLLWHGSRLTNWVGILSQGLRIAPREAPVTGYRFGKGVYFADMFSKSVNYCYANSGSNDGVLLLCEVALGDVNELIYPDYEADNLPTGKLSTKGVGKTAPNGSEAKTLEEGVVVPLGKPEDHSSTMGMLLYNEYIVYNTEQIKMRYVIQVKFNYK